In Thermoanaerobaculia bacterium, the genomic window CGTGGAGTCTCTCACCGGTGTCGTCACTTACAGGATCAACATCGGGGACACGACCCCGGTAGAAGAGACGGCCCGTCTCTTTCTGGAGGTCTTTTTCCACGGCGCTATGCCCCGGGCCGACGCTTAGAGAGCACAAATCGACATGCACTACCGTTATCACGCAAAACACCCCGTCCCCAGCACGGAAACGAACAACAGGAGGATGAACGTGAACCACTCCAGGACACTTCTTACGACTACATTTTTTGGACTGCTCACTGCGGTTTTCATGATGACCGCCTGCAAACAACAGCAGCCGATGGCTATGGGTCCCCCCCAGGTATCCTTCGTGACGATCCAACCGGAACCTGTAACACTGGAGACAGAACTGCCCGGGCGCACATCAGCTTATCTGGTTGCAGAAATCCGACCCAGAGTCAATGGAATCATCCTGGAAAGGGCCTTCACGGAGGGTGCCGATGTCCAGGCCGGGAGCCTTCTCTACCGTATCGATCCGGAACCCTACCAGGCGGTCTATAATCAGGCCGAAGCGGCACTGAGCGTCGCCGAAGCCAATCTTCCCGCCTTACGATCTCGTTCGGAACGTCTCAGGGAACTGGTGGCGGTCCGAGCCGTGGGAGAACAGGACGCCGAGGATGCTGAGGCGGCTTTCCGTATGGCGGAAGCCAACGCAAAAGCGGCCCGTGCCGCGCTGGAGAGCGCGAGGATCAACCTTTCCTATACCCCCATCACCGCCCCGATTTCAGGCCGGATCGGACGTTCCATGGTAACCATCGGGGCCATGGTGACCGCATATCAGCCGATGCCTCTGGCCGTCATTCAGCAGCTTGACCCGATTTATGTAGATGTTCCTCAAGCCACAACGGAACTGATGAAGTTCAATAACG contains:
- a CDS encoding efflux RND transporter periplasmic adaptor subunit, with protein sequence MNHSRTLLTTTFFGLLTAVFMMTACKQQQPMAMGPPQVSFVTIQPEPVTLETELPGRTSAYLVAEIRPRVNGIILERAFTEGADVQAGSLLYRIDPEPYQAVYNQAEAALSVAEANLPALRSRSERLRELVAVRAVGEQDAEDAEAAFRMAEANAKAARAALESARINLSYTPITAPISGRIGRSMVTIGAMVTAYQPMPLAVIQQLDPIYVDVPQATTELMKFNNARNNGDLAEGTESRVVRLLLEDGTPYARKGTLKFRDVTVDPTTGSVRLRMVFPNPDHALLPGMFVRAIIQEGTMAEGILAPQQGITRDASGDPIAYLVNAENTVEVRSLKLDRAIGDRWLVTAGLTPGDRLIVEGRQNVRPGSPVTAVPFAPEENAPKPEQPTDSSSPESE